A segment of the Methanomassiliicoccaceae archaeon DOK genome:
ACGCCGCATCGCTCATGAGCCTCCGGAACGTGTCCCAGTAGTTAAGGGGGTCGTTCGTTCCTTCGAGGACAGGGATATAAGGCCACCTTCCATACACTCGGTCATGGGAGCCAAGGAAGCAGCCGTGTCCTTCGCCGGCGGACTCGTGATGACCCTGATCCTGGTCACCGTCGTCCCCGTCATAGTCGACACGGTAGTGGAGAGATACGTGTCCGAGCTCGTGGGTGACTCGTCGTTCCTGATGCTGTCGTCGGACGTGATAGTGAACCTGATCGTATGGACCGTGATCATAGGGTTCATGGTCCTTCTGGGCTCCGGCGGGATCCTGAAGAGATACGGGGTCTTCGGTGTCGTCGGCCTGGTTGCCGCGTACTGGCTCCTGGGGGACGTCACGGACGCGTTCATTCCCCTCGCTACCCTTGCGATAGTCCTCGTTATAGGGAAGACCATCCAGATCAAGAAAGGTAAGAAGAATGCGGACAAAGGTTGAACGCCACGAAAATAACGGCGTTTAAAGCAGTTTTCTTTAAATATGATGAGCCGCTCGCGTTTATAGGCAGGGAAGTCTCAGCCTTTGTGGCTCATCATTTTCCTCCTTTACCGCATGATCAGGTCGACGGACCTCGGGGACTCTCCCTGCTCTCCTTGCCCTCTTCAAAGTTCTCGCATATCGATTCGCATACCTGGCTGTCGAAGTTGTTGGTGTATATCGCGCCGTAGACGACCGAGGTTGCGAACAGCGGGGCCAGGAACGACACGTATGTGAGGATGATCTCGGAGACGCTGTTGCCAAGGTAGACGGAGAGAACGAACATCATCATGAACACACCCAGGGCGGCGAACGTCGAGAAGAGCCTCTTCCTCGCGCCGATCCACAGGTAGTAGTCGCGGGGTGCGTCCGAGCGGACCTTGGCCCCTATGCTGCGGACGATGAACCAAGGCAGGATGAGGGCCGGGGTGAACATCGAGAGCATCATGGTGACCGCCAGCATGGTGTGCCAGCCCATCACCGATATAAGCAGTGGGTTCACGAAAAGATAGGACGAGATCAGCAGTCCCAGGATGAACAGGTAAGCCGTCACCTCCACCGATGTGGAGAAGTGGAAGACGTGCGGGTCCCTCCTGGGCTCCATGACCACCTCCTTGACGTCGATTATGTCCGGGACCATGAAGAACTTCTCCGCCTTGCCACGCTTCCCTGTGCCGGCCCGCCTCTGCATCGAGAGGAAGACGCGGGCCATGTAGAGGCGCATGTAGGCGCCAATGACGCTCAGCACACCCACGGAAGTGAAGAACATGATTGCAAGGGTCCCGCCGAATCCCAGGATCAGCTGCATGACATCGTCCAGGTAGACACCCAGGACGTTCATGATATCGTAGATGGCCTCCGCATAGTACACCTGCCCCATGTAGATCTCGGACAACCACAGCAGACCTGTCATGAATACGGCCAGCAGGAATATGACCCAGGTGCTGAAGACCCCCTTGTCCATCATCAGCAGGCAGGGCACACCGAGGGCGGCGAAGCACGCGACGAAGGACAGGCAGAGGATCTCCACGAGCTTCGAGAACGAGTAGTCCCCCAGATACAGTATCGAGCATATCCACAGGATCAGACAGAGGGCGATGAAGTACGGGAACGCCCTTATGAGACGGCGATCCCTGTCCGGAACCGACTTTATGCTGTCCCTGCGGGGATAGAGCCTGCCGGCCGCATCATCGACGAAGTCGCTCACCTTCTCGAGCTTGTCTGACGTCCAGCCGGCGCGCATGAATGCGCTAGCACGTCCCTGATTAAAATATGACGCATGGAAACTCCGATGTGCCAGAGTATCACACCCCGCGCCTGCCTCCATTTTAATATCGGTCAAGGCAATCGGGGCCCCATGGCAGAGCACAGCGGGCTGAAGAACCGCGGATACACAGCGGCCGATGTGGACGAGCGCCGCAAGGCGGCTGAGGAGTTCACAGGCGCGACCCTCGAGACGGTGTCGAAGTACGGATTCGACCCCGAGGGTGCGTCCAAGAACATCGAGAACATGATCGGCACGGTTCAGATACCGCTGGGTTACGCTGGGCCAGTCAGGATCTCGGGGGAGTACGCGGACGGCGAGTTCCTCATTCCCCTGGCCACCACGGAGGGGGCCCTCGTTGCATCGATTTCCCGCGGCATGTCCGTGATGAACGACGGCGGAGGTGTCAGGACCATGGTCTACGGGGACGCCATGACGCGCGCGCCCGTGCTCAGGGTCGACGGCATCGAACACGGCAAGAGGGTCATGGAATGGATCGACACCCACATGGACGAGATCAACGAGGCCGTATCGACAACCACCAGCCACGGGAGGCTCTCCAGGATAGACAAGTACCCCGACGGCAGGAGCCTGTTCCTCAGGTTCGCGTTCGAGACGGGGGACGCCATGGGCATGAACATGGCGACCATAGCGTCAGAGGCTGTCTGCAGGCTCCTGGAGAAGGAGACGGGAGCCGTCATGATCTCGGTCTCCGGCAACATGTGCTCGGACAAGAAGCCAGCCGCCATCAACATGATCAACGGCCGCGGAAAGACCGTCATAGCCGAGGCCACGATACCCAAGGAAGTAGTCGAGAGGAGGCTCCACACGACATCGGCGGCGGTCGTCGAGACGAACTACAGGAAGAACCTGCTCGGAAGCAGCCTCTCCGGAACCCTCGGTGCGAACGCCCACGCGGCCAACATGGTCGCGGCGCTGTACATCGCCACGGGACAGGACCCGGCCCAGGTCGTCGGAGGGAGCATGACCGTCACGTCCTGCGAGGACGTCGGCGGCGACCTGTACATCTGCGTCAGGATGCCCGCGGTCGAGGTGGGGACTGTCGGCGGAGGGACCAGGCTCCCCTGCCAGCGCGAGGCCCTCCAGATGATCGGATGCCTCGGCGAGGGCAAGGCGAGGAAGCTGGCGGAGATCGTCGCGGCTACAGTGCTTGCCGGAGAGCTGTCGACACTTGCGGCACAGGCCGCCGGCCAGCTCGGAAGCGCCCACGCCGCACTGGGCAGATGAGCCCTGACGGAGGGGTCCGTCCCCTCCTGGCCCCCGCGCACATTCGCGGGTCGGCTCTCACATAACTTCTCGCACGCACGCGTGCGTTTATTATAGGGCGTCTCCGATTCGGGCGTCATGCCTTTGATCAACTTCAAGTACAGCGACCTGTGCACCATGCTGGGGAAGGAAGTCCCCCAGGAGACGCTGGTCCAGAGGATCCCCATGATCGGCGCCGACATGCACGACACCGAGCCGGGATGCGAGGACATGGGCGTCGAGTTCTTCCCCGACCGCCCCGACCTCTACAGCGTCGAGGGCCTCGCTAGGGCGCTGCGCGCATTCCTGGACATCGAACCGGGGATGAAGAAGTACGAGGTCGGGGACTCCGACGTGGAGGTCACCGTCGACCAGAGCGTCAAGAGCATGAGGCCCTGGTTCCTCTGCGGCGTCGTCAGGGACGTCGAGATCGACGACGAGTTCCTCAGGTCGATGATGGAGCTGCAGGAGAAGCTGCACATCACCATCGGAAGGAAGAGAAGCAAGCTGGCCATAGGCATACACGACCTGGACAAGGTCGAACCCCCGTTCATCTACAAACTCGTCGATCCCCACTCCGTCAGGTTCGTGCCCCTGGCCATGGATGAGGAGATGGACCTCGCCGAGATCCTGCAGAGGAACGAGAAGGGAAAGGCATACGCCCATCTGCTGGATGGTTTCGACAAGTACCCCATCATCCTGGACAAGAACGGATCGGTTCTGTCCTTCCCTCCTATCATCAACGGCGTGCTGACAACCGTCACCACGGGAAAGCACGACCTCTTCATCGACGTCACAGGCAACGACCGCAAGGCTGTCAAGGGCGCCCTGGACATCGTCGCCACCGCCCTGGCGGAACGCGGAGGCAGGATCGAGACCGTCGTTATGCACGACGGCGACGAGACCTTCCGCTCCCCCGACCTGACCCCGTCCAAGAGGACCATCTCCGCATCCGCGTGCGACAAATTCCTCGGAACGACGCTCGGCCCCGAAGGCATGGTCGAGTGCCTCCGCAGGATGGGCATGGACGCCGTGGCGAACGGGGACGAGGTCGAGGTCACGATCCCCTCCGTCAGGCTTGACATCATGCACGACGTCGACATCTACGAGGACGTCGCCACGGGATACGGGTTCGACAGGTTCGGAGGCAGGCACTCCCTGGTTCAGACCTCCGGCTCCATGTCCCCTCTGACCACGTTCTCCGAGAACCTCAGGGACGTCATGGTCGGACTCGGTTTCAACGAGGTCACCACCCTGACGCTCAGCAACCAGAAGGACGAGTTCGAGATCTCCGGACTCCCGGAGGTTGACGTGGTCCGCGTCATGAACCCCATCACGGAGGACCACACCTGCCTGAGGCCCTACCTCATGCCCAGCCTTGTGAGGATCCTGAGGCACAACAAGCACAGGGACCTTCCCCAGAGGATCTTCGAGATCGGCAACGTCGTCAGGGACTTCCACACACAGCCCCGCCTCTGCGCCATGGTCACCGCCTCCAAGACATCGTTCACCGAGATCAAGTCGCTCACAGAGTCCGTCCTCAGGGAGATGGGCCTCAGGTACACCCTCGAGCCCTGCGACCTCCCCACCTTCGTCCCCGGCAGGGGAGCGAGGATCATGATGGACGGGAAGGAGATCGGCATGTTCGGCGAGATGGCACCGTCCGTCGTCGTCGGCTACGAGATCACCCATCCGATCATCGTTATGGAGATCGACCTGGAGCCCATCGTGGCCCTGAAGAAGGACACGCTGTTCTGAGGTGATGACATGGACGTAGGAGACAGATTCCCGGATTTCGTGCTGAAGGACGAGAACGGCGAGGAGTTCGACAGCAGGATGCTCGAGGGCATCAGGCACATAGTCTACTTCTACCCGAGGGACAACACCCCTGGATGCACCAAGGAGGCGGTGGAGTTCACAGCCAACGTGCCCAAGCTGATGATGCGCAACATCCCCGTGATCGGGATCAGCAAGGACTCCACGGAGTCGCACAGGAAGTTCATCGACAAGCAGCAGCTGAAGGTGAAGCTGCTCAGCGACCCGGACCATGAGCTCATGGAGAAGGTGGGCGCCTGGGGCACAAAGGTGTCCTACGGCAAGGAGACGGTCGGCACGATAAGGACCACGTTCCTCATTGGGAAGGACGGGACGGTGGAAGCCGTCTGGCGCAACGTCAAGGTCGCGGGACACGCGGACAAGGTGTCCGAATGCGCCATATCCCACTCCAAGAAGACCGAGTGAGCTGGCGCATACATCCCACTTCATAAACCATTTAAATACCTTATAAATCGATTTTCATCCCGGTGATAGAACGACCGTCAGGATGGAATCCAAGGAACGCTGCGTCGCGGTGTTCGACGGCGATATCCCCGACAGGGCGCCTGTATGCGACTTCGGCAACACCGCCATGCTGGGATACACCGGCCACACGCTCAACGAATGCAGGAACAGCACCTCCCTCGTCAAGGAGATCATGAGCAAATGGGTGGCCGACACCGGTGCCGACCTGTTCTTCGGTCCTATCGAGACCAAGGGCATCTTCATGGACCTCCCGGGGATTGAGGTCAAACTCCCCGAGAACGACCAGGGGTCCCTCAAGTCCGCATATTTCACGGGTCCCGAGGATGTCGAGTCCAAGCCCCTCTACGACCCTTTCGACGGCAAATCATGCCCCAACTTCCACAGGTACGTCATCGACATGCTCAGGGCCGTCAACGAGGGATGCCCCGATGTGATGACCCCCGCATGGTGCGAAGGTGTCCTGACGACCACGGGCTTCCTGAGAGGGACCGAGGACCTGCTGATGCTCATGCTGCTGGATCCCGAGGAGGCCAGGAGAGTCATCTCCAGAGGAGCCGACTTCTCAAGGGACATCGTGTCCGCCGAACTCGAGGAAGTCGATGCAGACTATGTCGTGTACACGGATCCCGTGTCCTCCGCCAGCATGATCGACGACAACATGTTCAGGGAGTTCAACAGGGACCTCCTCAGGAGGAACATCGAGCACTGGAGGAAGGACTACGGGGTCCCGACGATGCTCCACATCTGCGGCAACACCGGACCCATGCTGGACGACTTCGCCTTGACAGGCGCGGCCGCGATGAGCTTGGACCATGCCGTCGACCTCAGAGCAGCCAAAACGGCCTTCGGCGACAAGATGGCTGTGATGGGGAACATCGACCCCGTGTCGATAATGCTGAACGGCACCGCCGACGATGTCAGAGCGGCAGCTCAGAAGTGCTTCGACGACGCCGGGGAGGGCGGAGGGTTCATATTCGGTGCCGGATGCGCCGAACCCAACGGCACCCCCATCGAGAACATCCGTGCGATGGTCGAGGTGTCGGAGAGGAACCCGTACTGATCGGTCCTGGTGGGGGCCTCCGGGCCCTCGCTTCAGGAACCGAGAGAACGGTCCATCTCCCTCAGGATCTCCCCTGCATCGGCTATGAGGCTGAGGTCGGCATAGCGGTGTATGGGAGCATCGGGGTCGTTGTTGACCGCGATGACCTTCTTGGCCCCGGACATGCCCACACGGTGCTGCACCGCGCCGGATATCCCGAATGCGATGTACAGGTCTGGAGCCACCGTCCTGCCGGACATGCCGACCTGGCGGGAGCGGGGCATCCAGCCCTTCTCCACCAGGGACCTGGAGCAAGACACGGTCCCACCGACCTTCCTGGCCACCGACTCGGCCACATCGATGAGGTTTCTGTCGCGGATCCCGTCACCGAGGGATATCAGAATCCTGGCGTCGCGGATGTCCTCTCCGGACTCCACTGCCCTCTCCTCCGAGATGACCTGCTTCACGGCCCCGTCCCTGAACTGCCAGTAGATGGCGGTCCCAGTGCCATCCTTCTCCTCCGGCATCGGGAACGTCCCCTGACGGACGGTGGCCATCTGCGGGAACCTCAGGCACTCAATGTCCGCGACGAGGTTCCCTCCGAAGGCCGGACGCGTCATCACGAGCTTCCTGCCCTCCGCCCTCAGGCCGGTGCAGTCGGCAGTCAGGCCTGTGCCGAGCTCCGACGCGATCCTGGGCGCCAGCTCCCTCCCGCGGGGAGTCGCCCCGATGAGGACCGTCGCCGGCTCGATGCGCTTGATGAGGGACACGATGCACGATGCGTAGCCCTCCGGAGCGTAGACCTCCAGGCTCTTCTCCCTGACGTGATAGAGGGTGTCCACTCCGCAGCCGAATATCCTGGGGTACAGGGGTTTGACCTCCGCCCCTCCGAAAACGACGGCGAACACGCGTCCGTCCGAGAGCCCGCTCGCCGCGCCCAGCAGCTCCGCGCTGACGTCGGCCATCCTCACCCCGTCTCCGTCCGGCTCAGTCTCGATCCACACGAGGATGCCGTCGGCGGTCGACTGGTTGAGGTTGTACACCTTCAGCATCCCCGGCGGAAGCCTGTCTGGGTCATCGGACCCGCACGAGGAGCATGTGGAGCACGATCCACCAGAGCACTCGCTCATCTGACCGCCTCCAGCTCGTCTATGATGAACCCCGCCCCCTTGGCAGGGTCGGTGATCTCCACCTTCCTGTTGCGTCTGACACCGGAGGACGCCGTTGTGGATACTATCCTCGTCATCGATCCCTTGAGACCGACGGAGTACAGTCCGAGACCGATAGCAATCCTGTCGACCTCCTCCACCTCCCTGTCCTGGGCCGACAGGTAGTCCGATATGGACACCAGCGTGCCGTTCGGGTCCACGGAGCCGAAGGACACCACA
Coding sequences within it:
- the hmgA gene encoding hydroxymethylglutaryl-CoA reductase (NADPH), translating into MAEHSGLKNRGYTAADVDERRKAAEEFTGATLETVSKYGFDPEGASKNIENMIGTVQIPLGYAGPVRISGEYADGEFLIPLATTEGALVASISRGMSVMNDGGGVRTMVYGDAMTRAPVLRVDGIEHGKRVMEWIDTHMDEINEAVSTTTSHGRLSRIDKYPDGRSLFLRFAFETGDAMGMNMATIASEAVCRLLEKETGAVMISVSGNMCSDKKPAAINMINGRGKTVIAEATIPKEVVERRLHTTSAAVVETNYRKNLLGSSLSGTLGANAHAANMVAALYIATGQDPAQVVGGSMTVTSCEDVGGDLYICVRMPAVEVGTVGGGTRLPCQREALQMIGCLGEGKARKLAEIVAATVLAGELSTLAAQAAGQLGSAHAALGR
- a CDS encoding phenylalanine--tRNA ligase subunit beta, whose translation is MPLINFKYSDLCTMLGKEVPQETLVQRIPMIGADMHDTEPGCEDMGVEFFPDRPDLYSVEGLARALRAFLDIEPGMKKYEVGDSDVEVTVDQSVKSMRPWFLCGVVRDVEIDDEFLRSMMELQEKLHITIGRKRSKLAIGIHDLDKVEPPFIYKLVDPHSVRFVPLAMDEEMDLAEILQRNEKGKAYAHLLDGFDKYPIILDKNGSVLSFPPIINGVLTTVTTGKHDLFIDVTGNDRKAVKGALDIVATALAERGGRIETVVMHDGDETFRSPDLTPSKRTISASACDKFLGTTLGPEGMVECLRRMGMDAVANGDEVEVTIPSVRLDIMHDVDIYEDVATGYGFDRFGGRHSLVQTSGSMSPLTTFSENLRDVMVGLGFNEVTTLTLSNQKDEFEISGLPEVDVVRVMNPITEDHTCLRPYLMPSLVRILRHNKHRDLPQRIFEIGNVVRDFHTQPRLCAMVTASKTSFTEIKSLTESVLREMGLRYTLEPCDLPTFVPGRGARIMMDGKEIGMFGEMAPSVVVGYEITHPIIVMEIDLEPIVALKKDTLF
- a CDS encoding redoxin domain-containing protein, with amino-acid sequence MDVGDRFPDFVLKDENGEEFDSRMLEGIRHIVYFYPRDNTPGCTKEAVEFTANVPKLMMRNIPVIGISKDSTESHRKFIDKQQLKVKLLSDPDHELMEKVGAWGTKVSYGKETVGTIRTTFLIGKDGTVEAVWRNVKVAGHADKVSECAISHSKKTE
- a CDS encoding electron transfer flavoprotein subunit alpha/FixB family protein produces the protein MSECSGGSCSTCSSCGSDDPDRLPPGMLKVYNLNQSTADGILVWIETEPDGDGVRMADVSAELLGAASGLSDGRVFAVVFGGAEVKPLYPRIFGCGVDTLYHVREKSLEVYAPEGYASCIVSLIKRIEPATVLIGATPRGRELAPRIASELGTGLTADCTGLRAEGRKLVMTRPAFGGNLVADIECLRFPQMATVRQGTFPMPEEKDGTGTAIYWQFRDGAVKQVISEERAVESGEDIRDARILISLGDGIRDRNLIDVAESVARKVGGTVSCSRSLVEKGWMPRSRQVGMSGRTVAPDLYIAFGISGAVQHRVGMSGAKKVIAVNNDPDAPIHRYADLSLIADAGEILREMDRSLGS